One window of Candidatus Rokuibacteriota bacterium genomic DNA carries:
- a CDS encoding methionine synthase: YKNRETLMADLVGIVNAELKGLVDAGADFIQIDEPARGNVSGEEMARLFNLATEGVKAKLAYHICFGNRFGRSRFNRSYRPYFPGILKARADQLVLEFASRELAEADLWQQYQDGRELGAGVVDVKGFYPETPEDVAERIRRVLKFVSPEKLSVNPDCGFGWSPRGMCNAKLRALAAGAQIVRKELTGSG; encoded by the coding sequence ATACAAGAATCGGGAAACCTTGATGGCCGATCTGGTCGGCATCGTGAACGCGGAACTGAAGGGGCTGGTGGACGCCGGCGCCGACTTCATCCAGATCGACGAGCCCGCGCGCGGCAACGTCTCGGGGGAGGAGATGGCCCGCCTCTTCAACCTGGCCACAGAAGGCGTGAAGGCCAAGCTCGCCTACCACATCTGCTTCGGCAACCGCTTCGGCCGGTCGCGCTTCAACCGCTCCTACCGTCCTTACTTCCCCGGGATCCTCAAGGCGCGGGCCGACCAGCTCGTCCTGGAGTTCGCGAGCCGCGAGCTGGCGGAGGCGGACCTCTGGCAGCAGTACCAGGACGGGCGGGAGCTCGGCGCCGGGGTCGTGGACGTGAAAGGGTTCTATCCGGAGACGCCGGAGGATGTGGCGGAGCGGATCCGGCGTGTGCTGAAGTTCGTGAGCCCGGAGAAGCTCTCCGTCAACCCCGATTGCGGCTTCGGCTGGAGCCCGCGGGGGATGTGCAACGCCAAGCTCAGGGCGCTGGCGGCGGGGGCCCAGATCGTCAGGAAGGAGCTGACCGGCAGCGGCTGA
- a CDS encoding DUF2214 family protein codes for MPVAAIVSALHVLAIAIGLPSVFLRGRALRAPLDRNGLRRLFAADNMWGVAAALVIATGLLRAFGGLEKGTQFYLRSTLFWTKLGLFALILALEVWPMLTFIRWRNRLGRGQVPDTSRAHTFYVLTHIELALLVVIVFVASFMARGFGLR; via the coding sequence ATCCCCGTGGCGGCCATCGTCTCCGCGCTCCACGTGCTTGCGATCGCGATCGGCTTGCCGAGCGTCTTCCTGCGCGGCCGGGCCCTCAGAGCCCCCCTCGACCGCAACGGCCTCCGGCGGCTCTTCGCGGCCGACAACATGTGGGGGGTCGCCGCGGCGCTCGTGATCGCCACCGGGCTGCTGCGCGCCTTCGGGGGGCTGGAGAAGGGGACGCAGTTCTACCTACGCTCGACGCTGTTCTGGACCAAACTGGGGCTGTTCGCGCTCATCCTCGCCCTGGAAGTCTGGCCCATGCTGACCTTCATCCGCTGGCGCAACCGGCTCGGACGCGGCCAGGTTCCCGACACGTCGCGGGCGCACACCTTCTACGTGCTCACCCACATCGAGCTGGCGCTCCTGGTCGTGATCGTCTTCGTGGCCAGCTTCATGGCCCGGGGCTTCGGCCTGAGGTAA
- the asnB gene encoding asparagine synthase (glutamine-hydrolyzing), which produces MCGIAGFVAPPGERADRSVLERMVAGLRHRGPDAVGYHVDGRVGLGIARLRVIDLLTGDQPIANEDGSVHVVLNGEIYNFSALRQSLISLGHRFKTRSDTEVIVHAWEEYGEHCPEGFNGMFAFALWDRRREQLFLARDRMGEKPLYYTRAQGCLVFASELRAVLAHPAVSRELDLEGVSRYLAYDYVPDPHSIIQNVLKLRPAHTLTATDGKLSVQRYWDVPFKPEAAIDEPTWCLQIARRLDEVVRLRLNSDVPLGCFLSGGIDSAAITATAAGLRAGIRTFSVGYAESEYDERPFARIVAARFGTRHEELEVSADDARRVLPRLGALLDEPIADMSFVPLYLLSRAARGSVTVALTGDGGDELFAGYLTMAAAWWHDAFARLPRAVRQGLRSVAERVQATPEPLREFFRALEYRREARNQALLGGLPPDRHSLLLSPQARAALGGFDAYADIEAALDGCVSDDPTARLIYQYCKLYLAGQNLANTDRASMAVGLELRAPFLDHTFVEFLGRIPSHLKLTGFHRWKALPKRALADRLPPETLKRRKQGFGAPFGLWFRGPLAEPLQELLAPERVRAGGIFDEAAVWRLVTEHIHGAHDHRKALWAVLVFELWRTSHLGDGA; this is translated from the coding sequence ATGTGCGGGATCGCTGGGTTCGTCGCGCCGCCCGGGGAGCGTGCGGACCGGAGCGTGCTCGAGCGCATGGTCGCCGGCCTCCGACACCGGGGTCCCGACGCCGTCGGCTACCACGTGGACGGCCGCGTCGGCCTGGGCATCGCACGCTTGCGGGTCATCGACCTCCTGACCGGCGACCAGCCCATCGCGAACGAGGACGGTTCCGTCCATGTCGTTCTGAACGGTGAGATCTATAACTTCTCAGCCCTTCGGCAGTCGCTCATCAGCCTCGGGCATCGATTCAAGACCCGCTCGGATACCGAGGTCATCGTGCACGCCTGGGAGGAGTACGGCGAGCACTGCCCCGAAGGCTTCAATGGCATGTTCGCGTTCGCCCTATGGGATCGGCGTCGGGAACAGCTCTTCCTCGCCCGCGACCGGATGGGCGAGAAACCTCTCTACTACACGCGAGCGCAGGGATGCCTCGTCTTCGCCTCGGAGCTACGCGCCGTACTCGCTCACCCCGCCGTGAGCCGGGAACTGGACCTCGAAGGTGTCTCCCGCTACCTCGCGTACGACTACGTTCCGGATCCGCACTCGATCATCCAGAACGTCCTGAAGCTTCGACCGGCGCATACCCTGACCGCGACCGACGGAAAGCTCTCGGTCCAGCGTTACTGGGACGTCCCGTTCAAGCCCGAGGCCGCGATCGACGAGCCCACCTGGTGCCTCCAGATTGCCCGACGCCTGGACGAGGTTGTCCGGCTTCGACTCAACAGCGACGTCCCCCTCGGCTGTTTCCTGAGTGGCGGGATCGACTCGGCCGCCATCACGGCAACGGCCGCGGGGCTGCGCGCGGGCATCCGAACGTTCTCGGTGGGCTACGCCGAGAGTGAGTACGACGAACGTCCGTTCGCGCGGATCGTGGCAGCGCGGTTCGGGACGCGGCACGAAGAGCTGGAGGTGTCCGCCGACGATGCCCGTCGCGTGCTGCCGCGGCTCGGCGCGCTCCTCGATGAGCCCATCGCCGACATGAGCTTCGTGCCCCTGTACCTCCTCTCCCGCGCCGCCCGGGGCAGCGTGACCGTCGCGCTCACGGGTGATGGCGGCGATGAGCTCTTCGCCGGCTACCTCACGATGGCGGCCGCGTGGTGGCACGATGCCTTCGCCCGCCTTCCACGCGCGGTGCGACAGGGGCTCCGGAGCGTAGCCGAGCGGGTCCAGGCCACGCCCGAACCGCTGCGTGAGTTCTTCCGAGCCCTCGAGTACCGCCGCGAGGCGCGGAACCAGGCGCTGCTCGGCGGTCTACCGCCGGACCGACACTCGCTGTTGCTCTCTCCGCAAGCGCGTGCGGCACTGGGCGGCTTCGACGCGTATGCGGATATCGAGGCGGCACTTGACGGCTGCGTGTCAGATGATCCGACCGCCCGTCTGATCTATCAGTACTGCAAGCTTTACCTGGCGGGCCAGAACCTGGCCAACACCGACCGCGCCAGCATGGCGGTCGGGCTCGAGCTTCGAGCACCCTTCCTGGACCACACGTTTGTCGAGTTTCTCGGCCGCATCCCATCCCACCTGAAGCTCACCGGGTTCCATCGGTGGAAGGCGCTGCCGAAGCGAGCGCTCGCCGATCGGCTGCCACCCGAGACCCTGAAGCGACGCAAACAGGGATTCGGAGCGCCGTTCGGCCTATGGTTCCGCGGCCCCCTTGCAGAGCCCCTCCAAGAGCTCCTCGCGCCCGAGCGTGTGCGTGCCGGCGGGATCTTCGATGAGGCGGCCGTTTGGCGACTGGTCACCGAGCATATCCACGGCGCGCACGACCATCGCAAGGCACTCTGGGCCGTACTCGTATTCGAACTCTGGCGGACTTCTCACCTGGGCGACGGCGCCTGA
- a CDS encoding flippase-like domain-containing protein encodes MGIVHLILLVCGLALFGGLVFEIGPMAILSSFARLSWRLLIVLCFPFSLVTIFDTLGWRFAFAHDRVSFLPLLRARLAGEAFNATTPTASVGGEGVKAWLLRPHVSYEESLPSVIVAKTTITIAQGLFLLLGIVAAWGALPVNSPLMRAMQWLLALEVAAVGGFVLVQLKGGLAATSRGLAWLGFPLGKEHGQTLGRVNAGLSGFYKSQRRRLLLSIACHFLGWVFSALETYVILHFLDVPVSLTTATVIEAFGTGIRFATFLVPAHLGVLEGGHVAIFLALGLEAATGLSFSLVRRVREAAWIGLGFTVLAERRSLVRGMPTSAPEA; translated from the coding sequence ATGGGGATCGTTCACCTGATTCTCCTGGTTTGCGGGCTTGCGCTCTTCGGCGGTCTCGTTTTCGAGATTGGGCCGATGGCTATACTCTCATCCTTCGCTCGCCTCTCCTGGCGTCTGCTCATCGTCCTCTGCTTTCCCTTTTCCCTGGTAACGATATTCGACACTCTAGGGTGGCGGTTTGCATTCGCCCACGACCGAGTCTCCTTCCTCCCGTTGCTACGTGCCAGGCTCGCCGGCGAGGCCTTTAACGCAACGACGCCGACGGCATCGGTCGGTGGCGAGGGCGTGAAGGCGTGGTTGCTCCGGCCCCACGTCTCGTACGAGGAGAGTCTTCCGTCAGTCATCGTGGCAAAGACAACCATAACGATCGCCCAGGGGCTCTTTTTGCTTCTCGGCATCGTCGCAGCGTGGGGAGCCCTTCCAGTTAATTCGCCACTCATGCGCGCCATGCAATGGCTCCTCGCGTTGGAAGTCGCCGCCGTCGGAGGCTTCGTGCTCGTCCAGCTGAAGGGTGGCCTCGCCGCGACCAGCCGTGGGCTCGCGTGGCTGGGTTTCCCGCTAGGCAAGGAACACGGGCAAACCTTGGGAAGGGTGAACGCCGGACTTTCTGGGTTCTACAAGTCTCAGCGGCGCCGCCTCCTGTTGTCCATCGCCTGTCACTTCCTGGGCTGGGTGTTCAGTGCGTTAGAGACGTACGTGATCCTGCATTTCCTCGATGTGCCGGTTTCTCTCACGACCGCGACGGTCATCGAGGCGTTCGGGACCGGCATTCGCTTTGCCACCTTTCTCGTACCGGCCCATCTCGGTGTGCTGGAAGGGGGGCACGTCGCGATTTTCCTCGCGCTCGGGCTGGAAGCCGCGACCGGTTTGTCTTTCAGCCTGGTGAGGCGGGTGCGTGAAGCTGCATGGATCGGCCTCGGGTTCACGGTCCTCGCGGAGCGACGATCGCTGGTTCGCGGTATGCCTACCTCGGCCCCAGAGGCATAG
- a CDS encoding LysR family transcriptional regulator codes for MRVKSKIWVEANGRLIFSDGRLALLEAVTELGSLRQAAHRLRMSYRAAWGLLKVSEEALGVKLLDVRIGGANGGGATLTREARDLIRCYRRVKSRVNRTADRAFGRAFGASFFWNRYV; via the coding sequence TTGAGGGTCAAGTCCAAGATCTGGGTTGAGGCGAACGGCCGCCTGATCTTCTCCGACGGACGGCTGGCCCTTCTCGAGGCGGTGACGGAGCTCGGGTCTCTCAGGCAAGCGGCTCACCGCCTTCGCATGTCCTACCGGGCCGCGTGGGGGCTCCTCAAGGTGAGCGAAGAGGCCCTGGGGGTGAAGCTCCTGGACGTGCGGATCGGCGGAGCGAACGGCGGCGGCGCGACGCTCACGCGGGAAGCCCGGGATCTGATCCGCTGCTACCGCCGCGTGAAGAGCCGGGTCAACCGGACTGCCGACCGCGCCTTCGGCCGTGCCTTCGGCGCTTCTTTTTTCTGGAATCGTTATGTCTGA
- a CDS encoding sulfate transporter, translated as MRAWIGGNRYDRFELAGAFGDLGTLVPFLVGYITISRLDPVGVLVAFGLFMILTGLYFKSPLPVQPMKAIATAAISRPDLFTPGAIWASGLFTGVFWLVMGLTGAVNWIAKVTSRPVVAGIVLGLGLSFVVQGARMMQGQPLLALAAVVLTFALLSNERFPAMPALLGFGLVVALAQRPGLVAELTRMSLRVRLPEFPLARLTGTDLVTGIVWLGLPQAALTLGNAIIATVQEHSALFPNRPISVRAVTLNHATMNLFGSAIGGVPMCHGAGGMAGHVRFGARTGGAVVMLGAILLLIGLALGNSVGTLFNLFPPAILGTVLLFGGLELAASAHHRAESRGDRYVMVLTAGLALWNMGVAYLAGMLLWVAVDRGWLRL; from the coding sequence ATGCGCGCGTGGATCGGTGGAAACCGCTACGACCGGTTCGAGTTGGCCGGCGCCTTTGGTGACCTCGGCACCCTGGTCCCGTTTCTCGTGGGCTACATCACCATCAGCCGGCTGGATCCGGTCGGGGTGCTGGTGGCCTTCGGCCTGTTCATGATTCTGACGGGGCTCTATTTCAAGAGTCCGCTCCCGGTCCAGCCGATGAAAGCCATCGCCACGGCCGCCATAAGCCGCCCGGACCTCTTCACCCCGGGAGCGATCTGGGCGTCGGGCCTGTTCACGGGCGTCTTCTGGCTCGTGATGGGACTTACGGGAGCCGTGAACTGGATCGCGAAGGTGACGAGCCGGCCGGTGGTGGCCGGCATCGTCCTCGGCCTCGGCCTCAGCTTCGTCGTGCAAGGCGCCCGGATGATGCAAGGGCAACCGCTGCTGGCTCTGGCCGCGGTCGTGCTGACCTTTGCCCTCCTCTCGAACGAGCGATTCCCGGCCATGCCGGCGCTGCTGGGGTTCGGCCTCGTCGTCGCTCTGGCGCAGCGGCCCGGGCTCGTGGCAGAGCTCACCCGGATGTCGCTGCGGGTTCGACTCCCTGAATTTCCCCTGGCGCGCCTGACCGGGACGGACTTGGTTACCGGGATCGTGTGGCTCGGCCTTCCCCAGGCCGCGCTCACCCTGGGCAACGCGATCATCGCGACCGTGCAGGAGCACAGCGCCCTGTTTCCAAACCGGCCGATCTCGGTCAGGGCGGTGACCCTCAACCACGCGACCATGAACCTGTTTGGGAGCGCCATCGGCGGCGTCCCGATGTGCCACGGCGCGGGCGGGATGGCCGGGCACGTTCGCTTCGGCGCCCGGACCGGCGGGGCCGTCGTGATGCTGGGCGCGATTCTCCTGCTGATCGGCCTGGCGCTCGGCAATTCGGTCGGGACGCTCTTCAACCTTTTCCCTCCGGCGATTCTCGGCACGGTGCTCCTGTTCGGAGGATTGGAGCTGGCGGCATCGGCGCACCACCGAGCCGAATCCCGCGGGGACCGTTACGTGATGGTCCTCACGGCCGGCCTCGCCCTTTGGAACATGGGCGTCGCATACCTGGCAGGGATGCTCCTCTGGGTGGCGGTCGACCGCGGGTGGCTCCGGCTTTGA
- a CDS encoding substrate-binding domain-containing protein: MRRSRCRAGALLLLLALAGSPAAAQPSVVILATTTSTQDSGLLDVLVPLFEKRSGYTLKTIAVGTGQALVLGARGEADVVLVHAPELEAKYMAEGKLLNRRLVMYNDFVLAGPAEDPAGVRAVKKAVEAFRLVARSGSRFVSRGDNSGTHTLERRLWKLAGVEPKGAWYIESGQGMGATLVIANDRNGYTLSDRATHLAFQRRLKLAILLEGDRPLVNLYSVLEASPSNGPRVNAAGGKAFASFLVSAEAQAVIKTFGVEKYGRSLFVPVAGIRFLGGGLRPPSEPPPEIAPAGYPRRRRGWALEGRIPSHDQR, translated from the coding sequence TTGAGGCGCTCGCGCTGCCGCGCGGGCGCGCTCCTGCTTCTTCTCGCCCTGGCAGGGAGCCCGGCCGCGGCTCAGCCGAGCGTCGTGATCCTGGCCACCACGACCAGCACGCAGGACTCCGGGCTCCTCGACGTCCTGGTCCCGCTCTTCGAGAAGCGCTCCGGCTACACCCTGAAGACGATCGCCGTCGGCACCGGGCAGGCGCTCGTACTCGGGGCGCGCGGCGAGGCTGATGTGGTTCTGGTCCACGCGCCAGAGCTCGAGGCGAAGTACATGGCCGAGGGCAAGCTCCTGAACCGCCGTCTGGTCATGTACAACGACTTCGTCCTTGCCGGGCCAGCGGAGGATCCCGCCGGGGTGAGGGCGGTGAAGAAGGCGGTCGAGGCGTTCAGGCTGGTCGCCAGGAGCGGATCGAGGTTCGTCTCCCGGGGCGACAACTCTGGCACGCACACCCTCGAGAGGAGGCTCTGGAAGCTCGCGGGGGTCGAGCCCAAGGGGGCCTGGTACATCGAGTCCGGTCAGGGCATGGGCGCCACGCTCGTGATCGCCAACGACCGGAACGGCTACACGCTGAGCGACCGGGCCACGCACCTGGCGTTCCAGCGGCGCCTGAAGCTCGCGATCCTGCTCGAGGGTGACAGGCCCCTCGTCAACCTCTATTCGGTGCTGGAGGCGAGCCCTTCGAACGGTCCCCGGGTCAACGCGGCCGGAGGCAAGGCCTTCGCGAGCTTCCTGGTGTCGGCTGAAGCCCAGGCGGTGATCAAGACGTTCGGCGTCGAGAAATATGGGCGGTCGCTCTTTGTCCCCGTCGCGGGCATCCGCTTCCTCGGAGGGGGGCTCCGCCCCCCTTCCGAACCTCCCCCGGAGATTGCGCCGGCCGGGTACCCACGCCGGAGGCGTGGGTGGGCGCTCGAAGGGAGGATACCGAGCCATGACCAAAGGTAG
- a CDS encoding ABC transporter permease, translating into MELIWEGMAQALRLILTGDPEVLGITWLSLQVSGVATGISLLVGIPLGSLIALTRFAGRSFVVSLINTGMGLPPVVVGLFVSIFLWRSGPLGFLELLYTPTAIVIAQFVIAAPIVTGLTLAAVQQIPPQFRLQMLALGASRVQLVWMLLREARLPMLAAVMAGFGGVISEGGASMMVGGNIRGQTRVLTTATVLETGKGNFDLAIALSVLLLVITFLVNWALTWIQQRRRPS; encoded by the coding sequence ATGGAGCTGATCTGGGAAGGCATGGCGCAGGCCCTCCGGCTCATCCTGACCGGCGACCCCGAGGTGCTCGGGATCACCTGGCTCTCGCTCCAGGTCTCTGGCGTCGCCACCGGGATCTCGCTGCTGGTCGGGATCCCGCTGGGCAGCCTGATCGCGCTCACCCGGTTCGCGGGCCGGAGCTTCGTCGTCAGCCTTATCAACACCGGGATGGGGCTCCCGCCGGTGGTGGTGGGGCTCTTCGTCTCGATCTTCCTCTGGCGGAGCGGCCCGCTCGGCTTCCTCGAGCTCCTCTACACCCCGACGGCCATCGTGATCGCCCAGTTCGTCATCGCGGCGCCGATCGTGACCGGGCTCACGCTGGCCGCGGTTCAGCAGATCCCGCCCCAGTTCCGCCTCCAGATGCTCGCCCTCGGCGCCTCGCGCGTCCAGCTCGTCTGGATGCTGCTGCGCGAGGCGCGCCTCCCGATGCTGGCGGCGGTGATGGCGGGCTTCGGGGGCGTCATCTCGGAGGGCGGCGCCTCGATGATGGTGGGGGGCAACATCCGGGGGCAGACCCGGGTCCTCACCACCGCCACGGTGCTCGAGACCGGCAAGGGGAACTTCGACCTCGCGATCGCGCTCTCGGTCCTCCTCCTCGTGATCACCTTCCTCGTGAACTGGGCCCTCACCTGGATCCAGCAGCGCCGCCGCCCAAGCTGA